TGCGCCCCCATCTGCGTCATCCGCGTCATCTGCGGCTAAACACTCTCCCAACGCCTGGCGAGTCTTCGGGCAATGCCGACAAAGACCCCGGCCAGCACGGTGAGCATCGCGACCTGAGGGACCAGGGAACTCAGCGACTGGGCGACCGTGGAGTGAATATCGTTATACCAGAACACCTTGAGGAAGCCGTCCAGCGCCCAGCCGTTGAACGTAAACAGCGCGGCGGTGTCCATGAATTTCGGCATGATGAAACGCGGGACCATGCTTCCTCCTATCGCCGACATCACCAGGATCACGACTCGCGAAATTCCGTTGAGCTGCGCGCGGCTGGTGCAAGCCGTCGCGAGAACGAGGCCGAACCCCGCAGCAGCAGCGGCGGTGACAAGCACCATTGCCGCTACTCCGGCGATTCTGCCCGGCGTGAGTAACTCGAGATGGAAGACGAGGCAGGCCCACACGAACATGAGGCTGACCTCGACGATTCCCAGTCCTGTGAGATACAGCCATTTTCCGATCAACACTTGCCACATCGAGGCGCGCGTCGATAGCAGGCGTTCGAGCGTTCCGGTTTCGGTCTCCTCCAGCAGCGCGCCGCCGGAGCCCGCCATCGAGAAAAGCAGGAACATCACGGAAACGCCCGCGGCATAGTACGAAATCATCGAGCGCTGCGAATCGGCAGCGGCCGTCTCGCCGGCGCGAACGTCCGTGGAGCGGACGCGGACCAAGCCCTGCGCAAATTGCGCCCGCACGGCAGGCGCCAGCGACATCATTGCGGCGCCCTGCACGAAGCCGGACACCGCGCTCTGCGCGAGCGGATTCGACGCGTCGTAGACCACCTCGACGCAATCCCGCTCCGCCAGTGGATTGCCGATCAACGCGCCGCAGCCTTCCAGAACAGTGACCGCGGCCGCGAACTTGCCACCGTGGACGCCGCTCCGCGCTGAAACCGCGTCGATATCGAGAGTCACATCGAGGGGCTGCTCCCTCTGCAGGGCCGCGATCAGGCTTTGGGACCGATCCGTCCGGTCCAGATCCACAACGGCGATCTTGATTTTATTGTCGTGCGAGTCGCGATTCATGCTCCCGAAGATCATCGCGAAGATCGAGAAGAAGACGATCGGCAGGATGAACGTCAGCATGAACGCGGCCTTGTCGCGCCGCAGATTCAGGAAGTTGATTTTGACGATGGTGGAAATCATCAGTCCCGCAGCTCCCTTCCGGTGAGATGAAGGAACACCGCCTGCAGCGTCGGCGATTCGATCTGCACGTCGAGCACGTCGTCACCTGCTTCGGCCACGTGCGCCAGGAGCGGGGCCAGGTCTCGCCCGATGTTTTCGATCTGGCAGCGGACGAGCGCGCCGTTGATCGTGGTGTCCGGCCACTGGTTGAAGCGTTGCGCCGCAGCCGCGTCTTCGAAAGAAAGCAGGACCCGCCGCTTCGGGCCGATCGTCTGCCGGACCAGTTCGTCGAACGCGCCGTTCGCAATGACGCGGCCGTGGTCGAGTACGACGATGCGGTCGCAGATCTGCTGCGCTTCGTCCAGTTGATGCGTCGTTAAAAGAAGAGATGCGCCGTCGCGCCGCAGCCGGTCGAGCATTTCCCAGATGCGCTGGCGGCTCTGCGGATCGACGCCGACCGTCGGTTCATCGAGCAGCACGACGGACGGGCGGTGCAGCACACTGCAGGCGATGTTCAGCCGCCGCTTCATCCCGCCCGAAAATGCGCCGACCAGTTCGTCCGCGCGATCCGCCAGGCCGGTGAATTCGAGCGCCCACTCCACGCGCTCGCGCAGCGCCGTCCCATTGAGCCCCTGAAGTTCTCCGAAACACGACAGGTTCTCGGCCGCTGTGAGCTGTGGATAAAGCGAAATCTCCTGCGGCACGATCCCCAGTTTGTCGCGCCTGCCATCGGGCAGCGATACCGTGCCCGAATCCAGCCGCACGCGGCCGGCAATGGCGCGGACCAGCGTCGTCTTCCCGGCGCCATTCGGCCCCAGCAGCGCCAGCCATTCGCCTTGATGCAGCTCGATCGTCACATCGTCGAGCGCCTTGTTCGCCCCAAACCGCTTCACCGCGTTGCGGACTGTCAGCACCGGTTCCATTGCCACCTCCAGGCGGGAATATTAGAAGGTGGAGTGGCGTCTTTATTCAAGAAATCGGCGACCTGTGGAAACGGCCGGGTGAACGGCGGAATTCAACCGCCGGGAGCGCAAGACCACCGTCCAAATGAATAATGGCAATCATCATGCACTCTTCACTCCAGTGGGCCGCCGGCAATTGACCAACTTCCCGGATTCAAACGTGTTGGTTGCGGCCAAGTCTGCCGGATTACGGTATGTAACGGATTCCATTCCGGGAATCCGGCGGCGCGGCCCGGCGAAAGCATTTCGGTATCTCGGACCGCAAGGAAAGCTCATTCGGGATCCGGCGACACTCGGCAGGATCCGGTCGTTGGCAATTCCGCCGGCCTGGAGCGAGGTGTGGATCTGCCCGTTCGAGGAGGGACACCTCCAGGCGGTCGGCCGCGATGCGCGAAATCGAAAACAATATCGCTACCACCCGCGCTGGCGCGAAATACGCGACAGTACCAAATTCGACCGTATGGCCGATTTCGGAAAGGCGCTCCCAAAGATCCGCGCGCGCGTGAAGCGGGACCTCCGCCTCGCCGGTCTGCCAAAACAGAAGGTCCTCGCAACCATTGTCCGCCTCCTGGAGACCACGCTTATCCGCGTGGGTAACCAGGAGTACACCAGACAGAATCAGTCTTTCGGTCTGACGACCCTGAGAGACCATCATGTCAGGATCGCTGGACCGACGATGTACTTCTACTTCCGGGGAAAGAGCGGCCGGAAGCATGCGATCAGCGTCGAAGATGCGCATCTGGCGAAGATTGTGAAAAGATGCCGTGACGTTCCCGGCTACGAATTATTCCAGTACATCGACGAAACGGGGGAGAGACATGCGGTCTCATCGACCGATGTGAACGAATACCTGAGAGAAACTGCGGGCGACGATTTCACGGCTAAGGATTTCCGGACCTGGGCAGGAACCACATTGGCGGTCGAAGCTTTCGGACGCCGTCCTGCATTCAAGACACAGAAAGAAGGGAAGCGGCGGATCGCCGAGGTTCTGGATGAGGTCGCGCAGAAACTGGGGAACACGGTGGCCGTTTGCAGAAAGTGTTATGTCCACCCCGGAGTTTTTGAAAGCTACGTCCGCCACACTCTTACCCGTCCGGCCGCCGAGCGCGATTTTGCGCGAATGATCCGGGAATGGTCGAAGCCGAAGCAACGGCTTACATTGACGCAGGCGTTAAAAGAATCCGTGAAACAGCACAAACACAGCAGGCGCACATTCCCCGCCTTTCCAAGGCGGGGTGCCCGAGCGATCAAACGTTAGAACGCTGGGGCGGGGCGGTTGTCAACGAACCGCGCAGCGCACCTTGTTTTTCCGTATGGCCCGAGGACGTTTACGCCGCTCGCATCCTGCCGGACCGTATTTCGTCCATGGTGCGCCCGCTGAGCGCGGATTCGTCATCTTTCTTCTTCGATAATGGGCGCATGGATTTCGCGACTTTCCCGAGGAACCACATTTGCCGGTTGCCCTGACGGCGGCCACGGATCAGCTGCCATTCGCCTTTGAGCTTCCGGCCCGAAAGATAAAAGTGCAGGTAGCCGGTGTCGTAGTCTCCTTCGACAAGCTCATACGTACCAATATCCCATACCATCACGGTGCCGCCGCCATACTGGCCTTTTGGAATCACTCCTTCGAAGTCGAGATATTCGAGCGGGTGATCTTCTGTCGGCATGGCGAGACGTTTTTCGGATTGTTTATATGGCGGTCCCTTGGGAACGGCCCAGGATTTCAGCGTGTCATGCATTTCGAGCCGGAAGTCATAATGAAGGTGACTTGCCGCGTGCTTTTGAATAACGAAACGGCGGGCGCTTCCCTGGCGGCTTCGCCGGACCGGCGACGGTGAGGGCTCCTTCGTTTTGCCGAAGTCCCGTTTCCGCCTGTACTCGCCAAGCGCGGACGGCGTCCGGGCGGCGGATAAAAATTGCCCAGGCAATTTCTGTCGGAGCGACAGCACCGGTTTGAAGAGGTCTCCCAGCCGTTCGGCGCGCTCAATTGCCTCATCGGGTTTGAAGTACAGCGGGCCGGGCTGGTGAGAATCCATCGCTTGCTGCAGTTCGTCCCATTCCACGGGCATGGATACAAAAGGTTGCGCGAGCTTGGCCCGCAGCGAATAAACGCCGACGGTGGTCTTGAAATCGGAGTTCTGGCTCCAATCGATGAAGACCTTGCCGCCGCGAATCGCTTTGGTCATCTTCGATACGACGAGATCGGGATGACGTTCCTGCATGAGTTCGGCGATAGCTTTGGCGAAGCCCTGTGTTGCCGGATATACGGCGCCGGCGGTATTCAGAGGAACGTAGACCTGAAGGCCTTTTGAACCGGAAACCTTCGCGAAACACTCCAGGCCGAATTCGGTCAGGTGGCCGCGAACATAAAACGCGACCCTGGCGCAGTCGAGAATATCGGCTCCCGGGCCGGGATCGAAATCGAACACGACCGCTGTCGGCCGCTCCAGACGCTTTGCTTTGTGAAGGAAAGGATGAAGCTCCAGGTTTGCCAGATTGCTGAGCCAGACAAGGGTCGGCAGATCGTCAATCACGACATATCGAATGTCTGCGTTGCTGCGGTCGCGGCGCGGGACGGAAACCGTCCGGACCCATTCGGGAGTGAAGCGAGGAGCGTCCTTCTCGTAAAAGAAGTTTCCGCCCAAGCCGTTGGGAAATCGCTTCAGCGTCACCGGCCGGTCCTTTAAATGGGGCAGCAGAAAGGGCGCAACCCGGGTGTAGTAATCGATAACCTGACGCTTGGTGAAATGAGCCTCCGGATACAGAACTTTATCGAGATTCGAGACGCTGATCTTCCGGCGGCCGATGGTCCGTTCTTCCTTATTATTCTTCATGGCTATGCTGCGCGTTTTCCCGCCAGACTTTTCTTCAATACTTCCATGAGGTCCACGACTTTTGCCGGTTTGGTTTCCGCGGTTTCCGATTCGATGACGTCCTTGTGTCTGGCGCGCTTATGTTCGACGAGTTTCAGCAGCTTCTCTGTCTCTTCATCTTTCAGTTCGTCGACCGCGATGCTGTCTTTTTTGTATTTTCGTATCAGCTTTACAAAACGGCCGACGGCGGATTTTGCAGGCCGCCTCACTTTCGGCAGGCCGACATCTGCCGGTGAGCGGACTTCGTCGCTGAAGCGAAGAGTTTCTGCACGGAGAATCCCGTTTTCAGCAAGTATCGCGACCAGATAGGCCCGGTCCCGCATCACGAACGTGGCGATTCCGGCACGCTTGGAATTCTCCATCGTTTCGGCGAGGAGGTTGTATGCTTTGGCGGATTCTTTTGCGGGGGCCAGATAATATGCATGTTCGAAGTACACCGGCTCGATGTCACTTGTTTTTACGAACAGCCGGAGATCGATGTCGCGCGACTTTTCGGGATCGAGCCGGGCAAGTTCCTCGTCGGTAACGACGACGAATTTGTCTTTAGAGACTTCATATCCGCGTACGATCTGGCTGTCATCCAGCTCCCTGTCGTTATCGCTGGAGAAATAACGCCTGCTCAACGGCATTCCGTCCGCGCTGAGCATTCGAATAGGGGAGCGCACCTGGCGCGTCGCGGGATACAGATTGACGGGAATACTCACCAGGCCGAAGCTTAGCGTGCCCGACCAGAAGGGGCGGACGCTGGATTCCTGTTCGTCACCCGGATGGGATTCGGCTTGTGGTTTCCGCCTAGGCAACTTTTCGCTCCTTGCCGGATTTCAGCGCAACGAGACTCTTTGCGAGCCCGCGTTCCAGCGAAGCCGTGGCGCGGCGAGTGCGGACTGGGTGTAATTTGGGTCTACGGCCCTTTGCTTTGGCTTTGATGAAGTCGAGAAGACGATCCCGGTATTCATCGTGGAATTGCTCGAAGTTCAATTCACCTTCAAGAGCGCCCACCAGTTCGTTTGCCATCTTTAGTTCTTTTGCCGTGACTTCGCGTGTACGCGGGGCCGGAAGATCGCGGTCGGAAAGGACCTCCTCAGCAGGATGAAGGGTGATCAGCGAAAGATAGTCTCCACTTACACGCAGCGCGCCGGTGTAGCCCTTGTTCCGCATGACCCATCGGACGATACCTTCGCGGTTCTGATTTTTAAGCGCCTGTACGAAGGCGAAGTATGGATTCGTGTTGCCGTCAGGGCCGAGGTAATAAGGCCTCTCATACCAGAGATGGCTGATGCGGCCGGCTGGAACGAATCGGATGATATCGATATCTCGAGATGCACGAGGCTGGAGGCTGGAGAGTTCGTCATCGTCGAGCAGCACGAAAGTGCCGCGATCGATCTCATAGCCCTTCCGGATCTGTTCGCGCGGCACTTCCTCGCCCGTATCTGGATTCACCATATGCTGCTTGATTCGCGTTTTCGTCTTTGCTTCAAGCATATGGAAGCGGATCGAGCGGTCTTCCACGGCGGAGTAAAGCTTCACCTGCAGCCCGGAGGAGCCCAGCTTGAGTCTGCCTGCCCAGATTGCTCGCGCGGCCATATAAGGTTAGACGGACCTTCAACGAAAGAAGCCCGTCCTGTGACGGGCTTCCTTCATTATGCTTCGCCGGCGTAGCCGCTTCTTGCGCAAGGCCGGCGTAGCTACTTCTTTTTCGACGAGGACTTTTTGCGCGGCACCTTGCCTCCCTCTTTTCGAGCCTCGGAGAGGCCGATAGCGATTGCCTGTTTCCGGCTTGTGACCTTTTTGCCGGAGCGGCCGCTCTTGAGCGTTCCACGCTTTTTCTCCTGCATGGCTTTTTCGACTTTGTCAGAGGCTTTTTTGCCGTATCGGGCCATTGCTGTTCCTCCATGCGGGTGAGTGCACCGGGCGTTCCATTCACAATCTTCGAAGCGATAGATCTTTTGTTCAACCCGGCCGGATCGGGGCAACTCTGCGGTACGGACTGGTCCCCGCCCAGAGGGACGGGGACCAGGTTCCCGTTCAGCCGACCTTTCGGTCGCGGGGGAGTTTCGGTTCAGGAGCGTCGGACCGAAGCATCGGACGATCCGATTTGGAGAAGTCCGCCCCCGACTCACCTGTCGATGCGACGTCTTCCGCTCCGGTGTCCTCGAGAATCTTTTTCGCTCTCTTTGTCCATTCCGAATTATCGCAGTGGACCGACAGCAGAATGCCGCCGCTCTTGATGCGTCCTTCGTATCGTTTCGCTTCATATTCCGGAATGCCAAGCCCGACGAGCGCTCCGACGATGCCGCCAACTGTTCCGCCGACGCCAGCGCCGGCCAGAGCCGCCATAATCGGGCCGGCGGCGATGAAGGGTCCGAGCCCCGGAATCGCAAGTGCGCCGATGCCCGTCAGCCATCCCAGCGCCCCCCCGAGAACGACGCCCGTGCCGGCCCCGGTCGTTGCGCCCTCCGGAGCTTTCGTGTGCTTTTCGGTTGCGAAATCTTTCGTGCCGGTGGTTTCGGGAAATAACACGGAAATATCCGTGTTGCGAAATCCGTCCGCTTTAAGAGTATCGACAGCGAGTTCGACGCTGGTGCGATCTGTGTAGATACCGAAAGCGGCTGTGTTTTTTCCTGCCATTCAATTCCTCCTTTAGTGAGACATGGACATTAAGGGTTGTTCTTCGCTTTTTCTTTCGCTGCGATCTGAAGTTCACTTTTCACATGGCCGGCTCCGGCCACATCATTCGCCTTTGCTTCGATGGATTTCTTTTCCTCCTCCGAACGTACCGGACCCCGCAACGTGACGTTGCCGCCTTGCGTGACGATCTTGACGTTCTTTGCATAACTGGACAAAGTCTTGTCTCCTGTAAGCGAGCGGCGGATCTGGCGGGTGATTTCAACATCAGAACGGTTGCCGCTCTGACGGTCCGCGGTGGGATTGTTTGTATTGCGGTCCTGTTTGTTGATCTGGGTATTGTCGGGCGGCGTATTC
This portion of the Terriglobia bacterium genome encodes:
- a CDS encoding ABC transporter permease, whose amino-acid sequence is MISTIVKINFLNLRRDKAAFMLTFILPIVFFSIFAMIFGSMNRDSHDNKIKIAVVDLDRTDRSQSLIAALQREQPLDVTLDIDAVSARSGVHGGKFAAAVTVLEGCGALIGNPLAERDCVEVVYDASNPLAQSAVSGFVQGAAMMSLAPAVRAQFAQGLVRVRSTDVRAGETAAADSQRSMISYYAAGVSVMFLLFSMAGSGGALLEETETGTLERLLSTRASMWQVLIGKWLYLTGLGIVEVSLMFVWACLVFHLELLTPGRIAGVAAMVLVTAAAAAGFGLVLATACTSRAQLNGISRVVILVMSAIGGSMVPRFIMPKFMDTAALFTFNGWALDGFLKVFWYNDIHSTVAQSLSSLVPQVAMLTVLAGVFVGIARRLARRWESV
- a CDS encoding ABC transporter ATP-binding protein, which produces MEPVLTVRNAVKRFGANKALDDVTIELHQGEWLALLGPNGAGKTTLVRAIAGRVRLDSGTVSLPDGRRDKLGIVPQEISLYPQLTAAENLSCFGELQGLNGTALRERVEWALEFTGLADRADELVGAFSGGMKRRLNIACSVLHRPSVVLLDEPTVGVDPQSRQRIWEMLDRLRRDGASLLLTTHQLDEAQQICDRIVVLDHGRVIANGAFDELVRQTIGPKRRVLLSFEDAAAAQRFNQWPDTTINGALVRCQIENIGRDLAPLLAHVAEAGDDVLDVQIESPTLQAVFLHLTGRELRD
- a CDS encoding DNA topoisomerase IB, whose product is MNNGNHHALFTPVGRRQLTNFPDSNVLVAAKSAGLRYVTDSIPGIRRRGPAKAFRYLGPQGKLIRDPATLGRIRSLAIPPAWSEVWICPFEEGHLQAVGRDARNRKQYRYHPRWREIRDSTKFDRMADFGKALPKIRARVKRDLRLAGLPKQKVLATIVRLLETTLIRVGNQEYTRQNQSFGLTTLRDHHVRIAGPTMYFYFRGKSGRKHAISVEDAHLAKIVKRCRDVPGYELFQYIDETGERHAVSSTDVNEYLRETAGDDFTAKDFRTWAGTTLAVEAFGRRPAFKTQKEGKRRIAEVLDEVAQKLGNTVAVCRKCYVHPGVFESYVRHTLTRPAAERDFARMIREWSKPKQRLTLTQALKESVKQHKHSRRTFPAFPRRGARAIKR
- the ligD gene encoding non-homologous end-joining DNA ligase; this encodes MKNNKEERTIGRRKISVSNLDKVLYPEAHFTKRQVIDYYTRVAPFLLPHLKDRPVTLKRFPNGLGGNFFYEKDAPRFTPEWVRTVSVPRRDRSNADIRYVVIDDLPTLVWLSNLANLELHPFLHKAKRLERPTAVVFDFDPGPGADILDCARVAFYVRGHLTEFGLECFAKVSGSKGLQVYVPLNTAGAVYPATQGFAKAIAELMQERHPDLVVSKMTKAIRGGKVFIDWSQNSDFKTTVGVYSLRAKLAQPFVSMPVEWDELQQAMDSHQPGPLYFKPDEAIERAERLGDLFKPVLSLRQKLPGQFLSAARTPSALGEYRRKRDFGKTKEPSPSPVRRSRQGSARRFVIQKHAASHLHYDFRLEMHDTLKSWAVPKGPPYKQSEKRLAMPTEDHPLEYLDFEGVIPKGQYGGGTVMVWDIGTYELVEGDYDTGYLHFYLSGRKLKGEWQLIRGRRQGNRQMWFLGKVAKSMRPLSKKKDDESALSGRTMDEIRSGRMRAA
- a CDS encoding Ku protein, producing MPRRKPQAESHPGDEQESSVRPFWSGTLSFGLVSIPVNLYPATRQVRSPIRMLSADGMPLSRRYFSSDNDRELDDSQIVRGYEVSKDKFVVVTDEELARLDPEKSRDIDLRLFVKTSDIEPVYFEHAYYLAPAKESAKAYNLLAETMENSKRAGIATFVMRDRAYLVAILAENGILRAETLRFSDEVRSPADVGLPKVRRPAKSAVGRFVKLIRKYKKDSIAVDELKDEETEKLLKLVEHKRARHKDVIESETAETKPAKVVDLMEVLKKSLAGKRAA
- a CDS encoding Ku protein, with amino-acid sequence MAARAIWAGRLKLGSSGLQVKLYSAVEDRSIRFHMLEAKTKTRIKQHMVNPDTGEEVPREQIRKGYEIDRGTFVLLDDDELSSLQPRASRDIDIIRFVPAGRISHLWYERPYYLGPDGNTNPYFAFVQALKNQNREGIVRWVMRNKGYTGALRVSGDYLSLITLHPAEEVLSDRDLPAPRTREVTAKELKMANELVGALEGELNFEQFHDEYRDRLLDFIKAKAKGRRPKLHPVRTRRATASLERGLAKSLVALKSGKERKVA
- a CDS encoding DUF6496 domain-containing protein, encoding MARYGKKASDKVEKAMQEKKRGTLKSGRSGKKVTSRKQAIAIGLSEARKEGGKVPRKKSSSKKK
- a CDS encoding quinol:electron acceptor oxidoreductase subunit ActD; this translates as MAGKNTAAFGIYTDRTSVELAVDTLKADGFRNTDISVLFPETTGTKDFATEKHTKAPEGATTGAGTGVVLGGALGWLTGIGALAIPGLGPFIAAGPIMAALAGAGVGGTVGGIVGALVGLGIPEYEAKRYEGRIKSGGILLSVHCDNSEWTKRAKKILEDTGAEDVASTGESGADFSKSDRPMLRSDAPEPKLPRDRKVG
- a CDS encoding BON domain-containing protein; this encodes MNRSLHLIMICVLGAGLSLYAHPLQQNTPPDNTQINKQDRNTNNPTADRQSGNRSDVEITRQIRRSLTGDKTLSSYAKNVKIVTQGGNVTLRGPVRSEEEKKSIEAKANDVAGAGHVKSELQIAAKEKAKNNP